The following coding sequences lie in one Drosophila sulfurigaster albostrigata strain 15112-1811.04 chromosome 2R, ASM2355843v2, whole genome shotgun sequence genomic window:
- the LOC133836036 gene encoding SAFB-like transcription modulator isoform X2, translating into MLESGKNVAELRVCDLKDELEKRKLETVGPKAVLIERLQRALKEEGIDPNTHLIVPAARAKKSLPKPIESDVHIKEEPVDPEEENEEASVETVANADGVDNPRHADDDGHEIDQVGDVDDECVILDDEDDDDEEQEADDDYGRKKISTEEDADKEDTAEKGEEKIPTDNELQEENTGDTVNIDNDESINLTIGEDEQQLLHDEAPDDKSIKSVKPANKLEKLNTSKDVDKKNHKEDEGTRLKKKDEKTAEKKDISDQKLASKSSSQKDDKGLWSLVMILLSVLQVSELMIATTTPQIESALQSLMHLRRRALMPLW; encoded by the exons ATGTTAGAAAGTGGCAAGAACGTCGCCgagttgcgtgtgtgtgaccTTAAGGATGAATTGGAAAAGCGCAAGCTTGAGACCGTCGGTCCAAAGGCAGTGCTTATCGAACGTCTTCAAAGG GCATTAAAAGAGGAGGGTATAGATCCTAACACACATTTGATTGTGCCGGCCGCAAGGGCAAAGAAATCATTACCGAAACCAATTGAGTCCGACGTTCACATTAAGGAAGAGCCAGTTGACCCAGAAGAGGAGAATGAAGAGGCATCTGTTGAAACTGTCGCAAATGCGGATGGTGTGGATAATCCTCGTCATGCCGACGATGATGGACATGAAATTGATCAAGTTGGTGATGTGGATGATGAATGCGTTATTCTagatgatgaggatgacgacgatgaggaACAAGAAGCTGACGACGATTACGGCCGCAAGAAGATATCTACTGAGGAAGATGCAGATAAAGAAGACACCGCCGAAAAAGGCGAAGAAAAGATACCTACAGACAATGAGCTGCAGGAAGAAAACACAGGCGATACTGTTAACATTGACAATGATGAATCTATCAATCTTACAATTGGCGAGGACGAGCAGCAGCTCTTGCACGATGAG GCTCCTGACGACAAATCGATAAAGTCGG TAAAACCTGccaataaattagaaaaattgaACACATCTAAGGATGTGGACAAGAAGAATCACAAGGAAGACGAAGGAACTCGCTTAAAGAAAAAAGATGAGAAAACCGCTGAGAAAAAGGACATCAG TGATCAAAAATTGGCATCCAAATCCTCAAGTCAAAAAGATGATAAAG GATTATGGAGTCTCGTGATGATCCTGTTAAGCGTTCTGCAAGTAAGCGAACTGATGATCGCTACAACGACGCCTCAGATCGAAAGCGCTCTGCAGTCTTTGATGCACCTCCGCCGCCGCGCTTTGATGCCTCTTTGGTGA